Within the Clostridium scatologenes genome, the region GTACCATATCAATTACAAATGTTTCACACAATTCAATATCTTTAGGTAATTTTTTAAATACACATTAACTTACTTTTTTATTTTAAATGAACTCTTTAATGATACTATTCTGTTAAATACTGGTTTATCATCAGTACTATATTTAATATCTACATTAAAATATCCTACTCTTATAAACTGGAATTTTTCTTGTGGCTTTACACCCTTCATGTTTTCTTCTACAAATCCCTGTAATACTTCTAATGAATTTGGATTAACTTTATCCAAGAAATCCTTTCCATCATCTTCCTCTTCTTCTTCATCCAATATTAAAGGCTGGAATAATCTAAATTCTGCTGGAAGAGCGTGGCTTGCATCTATCCAGTGAATTGTTCCCTTCACCTTTCTTCCTGTAAATCCTGTTCCACATTTTGTTTCTGGATCATAAGTACAGTGAAGTTCTACTACATTACCATCATCATCTTTTATAACTTCATTACATTTTATAAAATAAGCATTTTTAAATCTTACTTCATTTCCCGGAAATAGTCTAAAGTATTTCTTAGGAGGATTTTCCATAAAATCTTCTTGATCTATGTACAACTCTCTTGAAAATGGAATTTGACGTACTCCTAATGCTTCATTTTCAGAATTATTTTCAGCTTCAAGCATTTCTACTTTACCTTCTGGATAATTTGTTATAATAACTTTTAATGGTCTTAAAACAGCCATAGTAGCTGGAACTTTTGCTTTTAAATCTTCTCTTAAAAAATGCTCTAGCATTTGTTCATCTACCACACTACTGGCTTTTGCCACTCCAATCTCTCTACAGAAATTACGAATGGATTCAGGAGTATATCCTCTTCTTCTAATACCTGCAATAGTTGGCATGCGTGGATCATCCCATCCATCTACAAACTTTTCATCCACTAATTTTTTTAGTTTTCTCTTACTTGTAACTGTATTTGTAACATTCAATCTTGCAAATTCAATTTGTCTTGGTTGTGCTTCCATTTCACATTCTCTTACTACCCAATCATATAAAGGACGATGATCTTCAAACTCTAAAGTACAAATTGAATGTGTAACTCCTTCAATAGCATCTTCAATAGGATGTGCAAAATCGTACATAGGGTATATACACCATTTGTCTCCTGTATTGTGATGAGTAGAATGAGCTATACGATAAATTACAGGATCCCTCATGTTTATGTTAGGCGAACTCATATCAATTTTTGCTCTTAAAACTTTTTCTCCATCCTTAAATTCACCACTTCTCATACGTTCAAATAAATCTAAGTTTTCTTCTATTGTCCTATTTCTATAAGGACTTTCTACTCCTGGTTTTGTTAAAGTTCCTCTATGCTCTCTTATTTCTTCTGCTGTTAAATCACATACAAAAGCTTTACCCTTTTTAATAAGTACTAAAGCTCTCTTATACATTTCATCAAAATAGTCAGAAGCAAAATATAATGCATCCCAATCAAAACCTAGCCATTTAACATCCTCTTTTATAGACTCTACATATTCTGTATCTTCCTTTACAGGGTTTGTATCATCAAAACGCAAATTAGTTTTTCCATTAAACTCATCTGCCAACTCAAAATTCAATGTTATAGATTTAGCATGGCCTATATGTAAATATCCATTTGGTTCTGGAGGAAAACGAGTAACTATTTGTTTATGTTTTCCTGATTCCAAGTCTTCTGTAATAATATTTTTAATAAAATTGGACTTAACGTTATTTTCTTCCATGAATTCCACTTCTCTTTCTATCATACTTAATTTAAATTTTTCATTTCCAATGAAATAAATATATCATAAAACTGCATTTTTTTCTACAATTGCTATAGAAATTCACATACTTCCATTTAAATATATGCATATTAAAATTCTTTCCTTTATTATACAAGTTTACACATAACTTTTCAAATTTAAGATTCTTATTTATAATATTCTAAAACCTTCTACTTTCTTTAAAATATATTGAATGTAATAAATATGTTATATTCAATATACAAAATCAAATTATAAATATAATACCTATAATAAATACATAATATTATAAATTTAGAATCATAAATTAATATATTTTCTCATATTAATTAAATTTTCTACATAAAACATCTAGACATTTGGCGATACATATTATATTATTTATTATAGAATATTGCAATAATTGAATTTATTTATTTTTGTTTGGTCATTTTTCTTAAATGGAGGTGTTTTATGGATTACAATTTAGCTCAAGTTGAAAAATACTTAAAAGATAACTATAATATGCACCTAGGTGAGAATAAAATAATAAGTAAAAAACTCATGAAACAACTAAATAGAAAAAACCTTATTGCACGCAGTGCTAGATGTGTATATTTAGTAGATAATCTAATAATAAAAACATCTTCTGACTCAACCTTAAATGGTTTACCTTTTGGTGCTGAACAATGTATTAATGAATTTAATTTATATCATTCCGAAGATGGTTCTATAATGCCATTTAAAAAAATACTTTGTCCTGTTTATGCCATATATAAAAGTAAGTTTATATATTTAACCATACACAAACCCGTGGTTCCTTTAGCTAAAAACGATGATTGTCCTGATACCATATATTCTCACATTAAAGAGGGCAACTCTTTTGCTAACAGTAATGCATTTTTATCCCTTCTTGATAGTTTTAAAGAAAATCTAGTATTTGAATCTGCTGCTGTGCAGCATGAATTTTCAAAACTAAGTACCTTTGGGTATGATGAAAATAGAGAGCTATGCATATTAGATTATGGGATATATTAGTTAGTAAATTTCACAATTTAAAAATATTGCGAAGCTTTGCTTCGCATTATACTCTTTATATAACATAACTCCTTAAGTATACTTTTAAAGGTTATCATCTATTGCTGTTCCAGCTAATTCAAATTGGCTATTATAAAGGCTAGCATAGAAACCTTTAGTTTTAAGTAATTCTTCATGATTTCCTTGTTCAACAATATCACCATGATTCATAACAAGTATTAGATCAGCATCACGAACAGTTGATAGCCTATGAGCTATTATGAAGCTAGTGCGATTTTTCATAAGATTATTCATGGCTTTTTGAATTTGTACTTCCGTACGAGTATCAACGGAGCTTGTAGCTTCATCAAGAATAAGTATCTTTGGATCTGAAAGAATAGCTCTTGCAATTGTCAAAAGCTGTTTTTGTCCTTGAGATACATTACTTGCTTCTTCATTAAGAACCATATTATAACCATCTGGAAGAGTATGAACAAAACTATCTACATGAGCTGCTCTTGCAGATTTTTTAACCTCTTCATCACTTGCATCAAGCTTTCCATATCTTATATTCTCCATTATAGTACCATTATACAACCATGTATCTTGAAGAACCATTCCAAACATTGAGCGCAGTCCTTCACGTGTAAAATTTCTTATATCATGTTCATCAATCAATATTGCACCTTTAGTTACATCATAAAAACGCATAAGAAGTTTTATCATTGTAGTCTTGCCTGCACCTGTCGGTCCAACAATTGCAACTCTCTGTCCTTTCATAACTTTAACTGAAAAATCATTTATAACCGTAGTGTTAGATTTATATCCAAAATGCACATTCTTAAACTCTACACTTCCATCTACATTTTCAGGATTTACAGGATTAGAAGTCTCACTCACTTCTTCCTCCTCTCCTAAAAATTCAAATACTCTCTCAGCTGATGCCGCAGTCTGTTGAAGTATATTAGATATATTGGCAATCTGTGAAATTGGTTGTGTAAATTGACGTACATATTGTATAAAGGCTTGAATATCCCCAACAGAAATACTTCCTTTTACGGCTAAATATCCACCTAGTATACATACTCCAACATAACCTAGATTACCTACAAAATTCATAAGAGGCATCATTATGCTTGTTAAAAACTGTGACTTCCATGCTGAACTGAAAAGCCTGTTATTTAATTTATCAAACTTTTCAACACTTCTTTTCTCTCCATTAAAAGCTTTCATTACTAAGTGTCCACTATACATTTCTTCAATATGTCCATTTACATTCCCCAGATAATCCTGCTGTTGTTTAAAAAATTTTTGAGAATTCTTTACAATAAACATTATGAGAAGAAAAGATACAGGAATCATAACAAGTGCTACAAGAGTAAGCTGCCAACTAATTGTAAGCATCATTACAAGAACTCCAATTACAGTAGTTACTGATGTAATTATCTGCCCTAAACTCTGGTTAAGCGTCTGACTTAATGTATCAACATCAT harbors:
- a CDS encoding glutamine--tRNA ligase/YqeY domain fusion protein produces the protein MEENNVKSNFIKNIITEDLESGKHKQIVTRFPPEPNGYLHIGHAKSITLNFELADEFNGKTNLRFDDTNPVKEDTEYVESIKEDVKWLGFDWDALYFASDYFDEMYKRALVLIKKGKAFVCDLTAEEIREHRGTLTKPGVESPYRNRTIEENLDLFERMRSGEFKDGEKVLRAKIDMSSPNINMRDPVIYRIAHSTHHNTGDKWCIYPMYDFAHPIEDAIEGVTHSICTLEFEDHRPLYDWVVRECEMEAQPRQIEFARLNVTNTVTSKRKLKKLVDEKFVDGWDDPRMPTIAGIRRRGYTPESIRNFCREIGVAKASSVVDEQMLEHFLREDLKAKVPATMAVLRPLKVIITNYPEGKVEMLEAENNSENEALGVRQIPFSRELYIDQEDFMENPPKKYFRLFPGNEVRFKNAYFIKCNEVIKDDDGNVVELHCTYDPETKCGTGFTGRKVKGTIHWIDASHALPAEFRLFQPLILDEEEEEDDGKDFLDKVNPNSLEVLQGFVEENMKGVKPQEKFQFIRVGYFNVDIKYSTDDKPVFNRIVSLKSSFKIKK
- a CDS encoding ABC transporter ATP-binding protein; protein product: MSEKNNKSVNSEGRKHRGPGGPMAMMKGEKARDFKGTMSKLIKYLNVYKISIIIVFIFAIVSAALSVAGPKILGKATTKLFEGIMTKIAGTGNIDFDYIRNIVLVLIVLYLISAFFAYIQGWIMSSVSMKVSYNMRKELSEKINKMPLKYFDSTNHGEVLSRVTNDVDTLSQTLNQSLGQIITSVTTVIGVLVMMLTISWQLTLVALVMIPVSFLLIMFIVKNSQKFFKQQQDYLGNVNGHIEEMYSGHLVMKAFNGEKRSVEKFDKLNNRLFSSAWKSQFLTSIMMPLMNFVGNLGYVGVCILGGYLAVKGSISVGDIQAFIQYVRQFTQPISQIANISNILQQTAASAERVFEFLGEEEEVSETSNPVNPENVDGSVEFKNVHFGYKSNTTVINDFSVKVMKGQRVAIVGPTGAGKTTMIKLLMRFYDVTKGAILIDEHDIRNFTREGLRSMFGMVLQDTWLYNGTIMENIRYGKLDASDEEVKKSARAAHVDSFVHTLPDGYNMVLNEEASNVSQGQKQLLTIARAILSDPKILILDEATSSVDTRTEVQIQKAMNNLMKNRTSFIIAHRLSTVRDADLILVMNHGDIVEQGNHEELLKTKGFYASLYNSQFELAGTAIDDNL